The Desulfuromonas versatilis genome has a segment encoding these proteins:
- a CDS encoding FixH family protein — protein sequence MRIPGGKTRHVLGLGLLLAVLLLSGPAAAGEEGLTRLQARGDRGSLAVLELQGAPLRTMTPVPFRLLLQDEAGQPLTGANLSCDLTMPAMPMPANRPAVSAAAEGYAGEAIFTMAGAWRASFAASWPEGRQESFVFDIEQVLLK from the coding sequence ATGAGGATTCCGGGAGGAAAAACTAGACACGTCCTCGGCCTGGGGCTGCTGCTGGCGGTGCTGCTCTTAAGCGGCCCGGCCGCTGCCGGGGAGGAGGGGCTCACCCGCCTGCAGGCCCGGGGCGACCGGGGGAGCCTGGCGGTTCTCGAGCTACAGGGGGCGCCGCTGCGCACCATGACCCCGGTCCCCTTCCGCCTGCTGTTGCAGGATGAAGCCGGCCAGCCGCTGACCGGGGCCAACCTGAGCTGCGACCTGACCATGCCCGCCATGCCCATGCCGGCCAACCGGCCGGCGGTCTCCGCCGCCGCCGAAGGGTACGCCGGCGAGGCGATCTTCACCATGGCCGGCGCCTGGCGCGCCAGCTTCGCGGCGAGCTGGCCCGAGGGGCGGCAGGAGAGCTTCGTGTTCGACATCGAGCAGGTGCTGCTCAAATGA
- the ccoS gene encoding cbb3-type cytochrome oxidase assembly protein CcoS: MLSSIFILIVLSLFLGTGVWLVFVWAVKKGEFDDVEGPKFRMLDEEEGTGAIEDKEVGNEDSGRKN, from the coding sequence GTGCTCAGTTCGATATTCATCCTCATCGTGCTCTCCCTGTTTCTCGGCACCGGGGTCTGGCTGGTTTTCGTCTGGGCGGTGAAAAAGGGGGAGTTCGACGACGTGGAAGGCCCCAAGTTCCGCATGCTCGATGAAGAGGAGGGGACCGGTGCCATTGAAGACAAGGAGGTTGGCAATGAGGATTCCGGGAGGAAAAACTAG
- a CDS encoding sulfite exporter TauE/SafE family protein, whose amino-acid sequence MIDPLFSMALVTGLLGTGHCVGMCGSVVVALSLPGEGRQAGALFHLLYNTGRLATYTLVGLIVGWLGSAIAYTDAFRQVSRAILVGSDLFIILLGLGSAGLFARFNLMRLEFPGPMRAMSRAVRGLRALPPLYSALPLGLLFGFLPCGFLYAMAITAAQSADPGKGALTMLAFGLGTAPALLAVGGAAQWLRNKAQQWMVRGAGAMVALMGLTNLLRHLRMMGVW is encoded by the coding sequence ATGATCGATCCGCTCTTCTCCATGGCCCTGGTGACCGGCCTGCTCGGCACCGGGCACTGCGTCGGCATGTGCGGCTCGGTGGTGGTGGCGCTCTCGCTGCCCGGCGAGGGGCGCCAGGCCGGAGCGCTGTTTCACCTGCTCTACAACACCGGGCGCCTGGCCACCTATACCCTGGTCGGACTGATTGTCGGCTGGCTCGGCTCGGCCATCGCCTATACCGATGCCTTTCGTCAGGTCAGCCGGGCGATTCTGGTCGGCTCCGACCTGTTCATCATTCTGCTCGGCCTGGGCAGTGCCGGGCTGTTTGCCCGCTTCAACCTGATGCGCCTGGAGTTTCCCGGGCCGATGCGGGCCATGAGCCGGGCGGTGCGCGGCCTGCGCGCGCTGCCGCCGCTCTATTCGGCGCTGCCGCTGGGGCTGCTGTTCGGTTTTCTCCCCTGCGGCTTTCTCTATGCCATGGCCATCACCGCCGCCCAGAGCGCCGACCCCGGCAAGGGCGCGCTGACCATGCTCGCCTTCGGCCTGGGGACCGCGCCGGCGCTGCTGGCGGTGGGCGGGGCCGCCCAGTGGCTGAGGAACAAGGCCCAGCAGTGGATGGTCCGCGGCGCCGGGGCGATGGTGGCGCTGATGGGGCTGACCAACCTCTTGCGGCATCTGCGGATGATGGGGGTCTGGTGA